In one window of Brassica rapa cultivar Chiifu-401-42 chromosome A07, CAAS_Brap_v3.01, whole genome shotgun sequence DNA:
- the LOC103829582 gene encoding calcium uniporter protein 3, mitochondrial — protein sequence MASSKKTLVRNLFNISKTYSRISGLTRMRPPTKPGIAPDAGDSGIRRRFLHKRAFFSPEIVPRGGNLMDKLKEMSLSNNRLRLDEMLPPPTAPEKTSPGNFPAVTVEDVKKLMRAAEMEMVKSRLRDIGKNWVPYSEFVRVCGENNSDPEHGNRVANMLDKAGNVIVLGNFVCLKPEVLTKAVAGLIPTHEPTRNAATRQEFEQLEIIKSDIDKRADDLVRRELQAGLGLVIAQTIGFFRLTFWELSWDVMEPICFFVTSTYFMAGYAFFLRTAKEPSFEGFYKSRFETKQKRLIKMLDFDIDRFTKLQKIHRPDLTNSAGRC from the exons ATGGCGTCGTCGAAGAAAACACTAGTTAGAAATCTCTTCAACATTTCCAAAACTTATTCCCGGATATCGGGTCTTACCCGAATGCGTCCTCCGACCAAACCCGGCATTGCTCCAGACGCCGGAGATTCTGGAATCCGCCGGAGATTTCTCCACAAGAGGGCATTTTTCTCGCCGGAGATTGTTCCAAGAGGAGGCAATCTGATGGATAAACTCAAGGAGATGAGTTTGTCGAACAATCGGCTTCGCCTTGACGAGATGTTACCGCCTCCGACGGCGCCGGAGAAGACGTCTCCGGGAAATTTCCCCGCGGTTACGGTGGAAGACGTGAAGAAGCTTATGAGAGCAGCGGAGATGGAGATGGTGAAATCGAGGCTGAGAGACATCGGAAAAAACTGGGTTCCCTATTCGGAGTTTGTTCGGGTTTGCGGAGAAAACAACTCGGATCCTGAACATGGTAACCGGGTCGCGAATATGCTTGACAAAGCCGGAAACGTCATCGTTTTGGGAAATTTCGTCTGCCTTAAACCGGAAGTg CTAACAAAAGCCGTGGCTGGTCTAATTCCGACACACGAACCCACTCGCAACGCCGCGACAAGACAGGAGTTCGAACAACTCGAGATAATAAAATCAGACATCGACAAAAGAGCCGATGATCTGGTACGGCGAGAATTACAGGCCGGATTGGGCCTTGTTATAGCCCAAACGATTGGATTTTTTAGACTGACGTTTTGGGAGCTGTCGTGGGACGTGATGGAGCCCATATGTTTCTTCGTTACTTCGACGTATTTCATGGCTGGTTACGCCTTCTTCCTCCGTACCGCCAAGGAACCTTCCTTCGAAGGCTTCTACAAAAGCCGGTTCGAGACCAAGCAGAAACGTTTGATTAAAATGCTTGACTTCGATATCGACCGGTTTACCAAGCTACAGAAGATCCACCGTCCAGATTTGACTAATTCAGCTGGTCGTTGTTGA
- the LOC103829581 gene encoding pentatricopeptide repeat-containing protein At5g66631 — MFSRTLFNSVKPLHSVITQQLRSFSRDPFPNKLQHYLSRATLIDSIRLTLRSPPVSETDLTTLLNHRLLDSFVVKNALRSSPSLSSAWSIFKSLKKIKPQLSYEAETLHAFATVLAKFHRSSQLKSLIGLVHAGKFGHVHLSFMNLMNLYATASDFDSVLNTWDEYISSGEGKGCCTESCNIVMQVYVSLGKDADAVQTFDHMINNGGIPNSRTFTIMIEHLVKSGNLDAAMEVFETLPSMRITRTLKHYSVLVEAFVDAQRFGQVKTLLAEMKSDGKFPSRRMFEPLKRMREAGFEEETGEFLREMLPDERVKDVSMYSMCNPSDSEEEKEEEEPERDDAQVKLKPWLDPKALANSLKKWNSDTVTALEEANFVWTNLLVCKMLRNFRSSETAWSFFCWVAVQPGFTHDAYTIERMMAMLARNGEVELVDKLISKVRVEGIKLPFSTIRLIIDLYGVSKKPEAAIKVFRHDRTTLCGSVSGFNLMLLYSSLLRTLTKCKRNAEALETLEEMVSTGVSPDIQTFSGLMYHFALQGEIQTVQRLFSMVRQIGLEPDPYMLKLLVQAYCRCERSVLAFRVFQDMKDLNLIPDRETKELLVRSLWREEKRKEAAAVEESSYCDEEGDSSSVLRLVLKGHVWNFSSRDIARVYNLYRDCILKTPS, encoded by the coding sequence ATGTTTTCTCGGACCTTGTTCAACTCTGTTAAGCCACTCCACTCCGTAATTACACAGCAACTTCGATCCTTCTCCCGTGATCCATTCCCAAACAAACTCCAGCACTACCTTTCCCGAGCTACCCTCATCGACTCCATCCGTCTCACCCTCCGCTCCCCACCCGTCTCAGAGACCGACCTAACCACTCTCCTAAACCACCGTCTCCTCGATTCCTTCGTCGTCAAGAACGCCTTACGCTCCTCTCCTTCCCTCTCCTCCGCTTGGTCCATCTTCAAGTCCCTCAAGAAGATTAAACCTCAACTTTCATACGAAGCTGAGACGCTCCACGCCTTCGCCACCGTTCTCGCAAAGTTCCACCGCTCTTCACAGCTCAAGTCTCTTATCGGACTGGTCCACGCTGGCAAATTCGGCCATGTTCATCTCAGCTTTATGAACCTCATGAACTTGTACGCAACCGCCAGTGATTTCGACTCCGTTCTCAACACCTGGGACGAGTATATATCCTCAGGAGAGGGGAAAGGATGCTGCACCGAGTCTTGTAACATTGTGATGCAAGTTTACGTGAGCTTAGGTAAAGACGCTGACGCTGTGCAGACGTTTGATCATATGATTAACAACGGAGGGATCCCGAATTCGAGAACGTTCACGATTATGATTGAGCATTTGGTGAAATCAGGGAATCTTGATGCTGCCATGGAGGTTTTCGAGACCTTGCCTTCGATGAGGATCACGAGGACTCTGAAGCATTACTCTGTTCTGGTCGAAGCCTTTGTTGATGCTCAGAGGTTTGGTCAAGTCAAGACTCTGCTCGCTGAGATGAAATCCGATGGGAAGTTCCCGAGCAGACGCATGTTTGAGCCTCTGAAACGTATGAGAGAGGCTGGATTTGAGGAAGAAACTGGAGAGTTCTTGAGGGAGATGTTGCCTGATGAGAGAGTCAAGGACGTTTCTATGTATTCCATGTGCAATCCCAGCGATAGcgaagaagaaaaggaagaagaagagcccGAGCGTGATGATGCTCAGGTGAAGTTGAAGCCGTGGCTGGATCCAAAAGCTTTAGCTAATTCGTTAAAGAAGTGGAACTCTGATACTGTTACTGCTTTGGAAGAAGCTAACTTCGTCTGGACGAATCTTTTGGTATGCAAGATGCTGAGGAACTTTAGATCCTCTGAAACGGCATGGAGTTTCTTCTGCTGGGTGGCGGTTCAGCCTGGGTTCACCCACGACGCCTACACGATTGAGAGGATGATGGCTATGTTAGCACGCAACGGGGAGGTTGAGCTGGTCGATAAGCTCATCTCCAAAGTGAGAGTAGAAGGGATTAAACTACCGTTCAGCACCATCAGGCTGATCATTGATCTCTACGGAGTTTCGAAGAAACCAGAAGCAGCCATCAAGGTCTTCCGCCACGACAGAACAACACTCTGCGGTTCTGTTTCGGGTTTCAACCTCATGCTGTTGTACTCATCGCTCTTGAGAACGTTGACCAAGTGCAAGAGAAACGCAGAAGCTCTGGAGACGCTGGAAGAGATGGTTTCGACCGGAGTGTCTCCGGATATCCAGACGTTTTCGGGGTTAATGTATCACTTCGCATTGCAGGGAGAGATTCAGACGGTTCAGAGGCTTTTCTCGATGGTGAGACAGATCGGTCTGGAGCCGGATCCTTACATGTTGAAGCTTCTTGTCCAAGCTTATTGCAGATGCGAGAGATCAGTGCTTGCTTTCAGAGTGTTCCAAGACATGAAGGACTTGAATCTGATCCCTGACAGAGAGACGAAAGAGCTGCTTGTGAGGAGTCTGTGGAGAGAAGAGAAGCGCAAAGAAGCGGCTGCGGTTGAAGAAAGCAGCTACTGCGACGAGGAAGGGGATAGTAGTAGCGTTTTGCGTTTGGTGTTGAAGGGTCATGTGTGGAATTTTAGTTCAAGAGACATCGCTAGAGTCTACAATCTCTACCGCGATTGTATTTTGAAAACTCCTAGTTAA
- the LOC103829583 gene encoding protein DA1-related 6 — translation MWCLSCLKPSTSEDPFEAEIDLALDVSREEADIQEAKQLAFALQESSLLQKQQEEKRRAGELEKDAQIARAFQYDETERELDNNSALEDETYEQPAKIAVESFQDKGKIKQFEEQVKNDEQVAQDLQNRFNKMAYEESPGLHVLDDKDEQLAKTVKSSKEKRKSKQLEEQVKKDEQVAQDLQNRFNKRAFEESHDNAVLDELANTVKSFKEKRKSKQFEEQVKSDEQVAQDLQNLLSEMPYKESAGLHDNSVLGNEGELFPKTVGRSLKVKGKEKIHEDEQVKKDEELALVLQESLNMVEPPPRPRIEERKSNPRRAALDVKKSSKEKGKGKKSEGEQVKKDEELALVLQESLNMVEPPPPPPNEEHKSISRRAAFDVQEQLAKEKGKGKQIEDEQVKKDEQLAVIVQESLNMVESPEEDSNISSSRAPMDEDEQRIIWESLKGKGLLTQPEDEVEDVGQLLEANPAPPPRCGGCYCEIEQERSVDVLGVLWHPECLICGACHNPITIHEVETHVSNLRGKFHKNCYRRYCYVCQEKVKIRMFSEHPFWKENYCPDHDSDGTHKCFSCERLEPKGTDFVELDDGRRLCLQCMDSAVMDTYEVQPLHFEIREFFEGLNMKIEREFPFLLVEKQALNKAEEEEKIDNQEDGVVTRGICLSEEQIVTSVSKGPKMGPNKQLIGKTTESQKVVSGCPVTAILILYGLPRLLTGYILAHEMMHAYLRLNGCRNLNNVMEEGICQVLGHMWLETQTYATIDAAASSAAPAPAAAESSSSSSRTPSEASAGKKGEWSEFEKKLVEFCKNQIETDESAAYGDGFRKVNHMVTNSSLKDTLKEILRRG, via the exons atgtgGTGCCTCTCTTGCCTCAAACCCTCTACTTCTGAG GATCCTTTTGAAGCAGAAATTGATCTTGCCTTGGATGTTTCACGGGAAGAAGCTGACATTCAAGAAGCTAAACAGCTTGCTTTCGCCCTTCAAGAATCTTCTCTTCTCCAAAAACAACAAGAGGAGAAAAGGCGTGCCGGAGAGTTAGAGAAGGATGCACAAATAGCCCGTGCTTTTCAATATGATGAAACAGAAAGGGAGCTGGATAATAACTCTGCATTGGAAGACGAAACATATGAGCAGCCTGCTAAGATTGCTGTGGAGAGTTTTCAAGATAAAGGCAAAATAAAACAGTTTGAAGAGCAAGTGAAGAATGATGAACAGGTAGCACAGGATCTTCAAAACCGCTTCAACAAGATGGCATATGAGGAAAGTCCAGGGCTGCATGTGCTGGACGACAAAGATGAGCAGCTTGCCAAAACCGTTAAGAGCTCAAAGGAGAAGCGCAAAAGCAAACAGCTTGAAGAGCAAGTGAAAAAGGATGAACAGGTAGCGCAAGATCTTCAGAACCGCTTCAACAAGAGAGCATTTGAGGAAAGTCATGATAACGCTGTGTTGGACGAGCTTGCTAATACCGTGAAGAGTTTTAAGGAAAAACGCAAAAGCAAACAGTTTGAAGAACAAGTGAAGAGTGATGAACAGGTAGCGCAAGATCTCCAAAACCTCTTGAGTGAGATGCCATACAAGGAGAGTGCGGGGCTGCATGATAACTCTGTGTTGGGCAATGAAGGTGAGCTGTTTCCCAAGACCGTTGGGAGGAGTTTAAAAGTGAAAGGTAAAGAAAAGATACATGAAGATGAACAAGTGAAGAAGGATGAGGAACTTGCTCTGGTTCTTCAGGAGAGTCTGAACATGGTAGAGCCTCCTCCTCGTCCTCGTATTGAAGAACGTAAGAGTAATCCTCGTAGAGCTGCGTTGGATGTTAAGAAGAGTTCAAAAGAGAAAGGCAAAGGAAAGAAAAGTGAAGGTGAACAAGTGAAGAAGGATGAAGAGCTTGCTCTGGTTCTCCAGGAGAGTCTGAACATGGTtgagcctcctcctcctcctcctaatGAAGAACATAAAAGTATTTCTCGCAGAGCTGCGTTTGATGTACAAGAGCAGCTTGCTAAGGAGAAAGGCAAAGGAAAGCAAATTGAAGATGAACAAGTGAAGAAGGATGAACAACTAGCTGTGATTGTTCAGGAGAGTCTAAACATGGTAGAGTCTCCTGAAGAAGACAGCAACATTTCCTCCTCTAGAGCTCCGATGGATGAAGACGAGCAGCGGATTATTTGGGAGAGTTTGAAGGGGAAGGGTCTACTAACTCAACCCGAAGATGAGGTGGAAGATGTTGGACAGCTCCTAGAGGCGAATCCTGCTCCTCCTCCTAG GTGTGGTGGTTGTTACTGTGAGATTGAACAGGAAAGGTCTGTGGATGTGTTGGGTGTTCTTTGGCATCCTGAATGTTTAATATGTGGTGCATGCCATAATCCAATTACTATCCACGAAGTTGAAACCCAT GTTTCAAACTTAAGAGGCAAGTTTCACAAAAACTGCTATCGCCGGTACTGCTATGTCTGCCAAGAGAAAGTGAAG ATTAGAATGTTCAGTGAACATCCTTTTTGGAAGGAGAACTACTGCCCTGATCATGATTCTGATGGAACTCACAAGTGTTTCAGTTGCGAGAGGTTAGAG CCTAAGGGAACGGACTTTGTAGAGCTTGATGATGGTAGGAGGCTGTGTCTACAATGTATGGACTCAGCGGTTATGGATACTTACGAAGTCCAGCCTCTGCACTTTGAAATCCGTGAATTCTTCGAAGGATTAAACATGAAAATCGAGAGAgaatttccttttcttttggtGGAGAAACAAGCACTGAATAAAGCTGAGGAGGAAGAGAAGATC GACAATCAGGAGGATGGTGTGGTAACCCGAGGTATTTGCCTGTCTGAAGAGCAGATTGTCACAAGT gTGTCAAAAGGGCCAAAGATGGGGCCGAACAAGCAGCTAATAGGGAAGACCACGGAATCTCAGAAGGTTGTGAGTGGATGCCCCGTGACTGCAATTCTCATCTTATATGGACTTCCTAG GTTGCTAACAGGATATATCTTGGCGCACGAGATGATGCATGCTTATCTTAGACTCAACG GATGTAGGAATCTGAACAACGTTATGGAAGAAGGAATATGCCAAGTGCTAGGCCACATGTGGTTGGAGACTCAGACATACGCCACTATTGATGCTGCAGCTTCATCAGCAGCACCAGCACCAGCAGCAGcagaatcttcttcttcttcgtcccgGACTCCTAGTGAAGCAAGTGCGGGAAAGAAAGGGGAGTGGTCAGAGTTCGAGAAGAAGCTGGTGGAGTTTTGCAAGAATCAGATAGAGACAGATGAATCAGCAGCGTATGGTGATGGGTTCAGGAAAGTTAACCATATGGTGACAAATTCCAGCCTCAAGGATACTCTCAAAGAGATTCTTCGCCGGGGCTGA
- the LOC103829584 gene encoding uracil phosphoribosyltransferase, chloroplastic — protein MSKVLAPPHPLVKHWIFVMRNDQPPTAISIVSGNAIAEIGRLLMFEASREWLLCSFSSKCFSTQIYMCQRNGFQR, from the exons ATGTCAAAG GTCTTGGCGCCACCACATCCATTGGTCAAACACTGGATCTTTGTCATGAGAAACGACCAACCTCCTACAGCTATTTCA ATTGTTTCAGGGAATGCAATAGCTGAAATAGGGAGACTATTGATGTTCGAAGCATCTCGAGAGTGGCTG CTGTGTTCATTCAGTAGCAAGTGCTTCTCAACACAGATCTATATGTGTCAAAG GAATGGTTTCCAGAGGTAG